In Silene latifolia isolate original U9 population chromosome 3, ASM4854445v1, whole genome shotgun sequence, a single window of DNA contains:
- the LOC141649891 gene encoding uncharacterized protein LOC141649891 yields MGWLIAHNSLHTNSRLKRFGMNVDGLCFLCGLADEAQQHLFFECAFSRRVIHSLMLCTGLKLPETNVLHWCTHTPGLKLQRKVMNAMVLSVMYQVWQQRNKCRIEQMVMRTMRVAQLISDDMKKRIKERDKRKMTPHELDWLGSFKFI; encoded by the coding sequence ATGGGTTGGCTCATAGCTCACAATTCTTTGCACACAAACAGTAGACTGAAGAGGTTTGGGATGAATGTTGATGGATTATGTTTCCTCTGTGGATTGGCTGATGAGGCACAACAGCACCTGTTCTTTGAGTGCGCTTTCAGcagaagagttatacattctttGATGTTGTGTACTGGTTTAAAGCTACCTGAGACTAATGTCCTGCACTGGTGCACCCATACTCCAGGTCTGAAACTTCAAAGAAAGGTAATGAATGCCATGGTTCTGAGTGTTATGTATCAAGTGTGGCAGCAGAGAAACAAGTGTAGAATAGAGCAGATGGTGATGAGAACAATGCGTGTGGCACAGCTGATCAGTGATGACATGAAGAAAAGGATAAAGGAAAGGGACAAGAGGAAGATGACACCACATGAACTAGATTGGCTAGGGAGTTTTAAGTTTATATAA